GCGATCTGCTCAGCGAGGAGCAGGATGAGGAGATTGGGGCCTCCGTGCTGGCGGAGATCGATGCGGCGGTGCGTGAGGCTGAGGCCATGCCGCCGATGGCTCCCGATAGCTTCTTTGACTATGTCAGCGCGACGCTGCCGCCGCGCCTGCAGGAGCAGCGCGCCGAGCTGCTGCGCTTTGTGGCGCCGTCTCCATCCCAGCAGCAGCCGGGCGAGCGGCAATGAGGAAGGAAGGAAGGGAGGTGAGCGCAATGGCGTTGCGTCCCATGACAATGATTGAGGCGCTCAATAATGCGCTGGCTTTGGAGCTGGAGCGCGATGAGCGGGTGGTCTTGCTCGGACAGGATATCGGCCTCAATGGTGGGGTTTTCCGTGTGACCGATCAGTTGCAGCGCCGCTTTGGCGAGCGGCGCGTTTTCGATACGCCGCTGGCAGAATCGGCCATTATCGGTACCTCGGTCGGCATGGCGGTCTATGGGCTGCGCCCGATCGCGGAGATTCAGTTTGCCGGCTTTCTCTTCCTCGGCATGAGCCAGTTGGTGACGCAGGCGGCCCGCATGCGCTTCCGCAGCGGCGGGGCCTTTAGCTGCCCGCTGGTGGTCCGTTCGCCCTATGGCGGCGGGGTGCGCACGCCCGAGCTGCATTCCGATAGCCTGGAAGGAGTCTTTTTGCAGACGCCGGGCCTCAAGGTGGTCATTCCTTCCAATCCCTACGATGCCAAGGGCCTGCTGGCGGCGGCGGTGGCCGATCCCGATCCTGTCCTCTTTCTGGAGAATATTAAGCTCTATCGTTCCTTCCGTCAGGAGACGCCGGAGGAGTATTATACGGTGCCGCTGGGGAAGGCGAAGACGGTGCAGGCAGGCGACGATGTCAGTGTCTTCGCCTATGGGGCGATGGTGCCGGTGGCGCTGGAGGCGGCCCGGCAGGCGCAGCAGGAGCTGGGGATCAGTGTGGAGGTGATCGATCTGCGCACGGTCTGGCCGCTGGATGAGGAGGCTATTGTCTCTTCGGTGGAGAAGACGGGGCGCGCCGTGGTGGTGCATGAGGCGCCGCGCGCCGGCGGCATCGGGGCCGAGGTGACGGCGCTGATCAATGAGCGCTGCCTCTATTCGCTGCTGAAGCCGGTGGCGCGCGTGACGGGCTACGATACGCCCTATCCGGTGCCCGGGGTGGAGGACTATTATCTACCGACGCCGGCGAAGGTGCTGGCGGCCCTGCGCCAGGTGATGGAACCCTGAACCCCTGAACGGCGCTGGCTGCCTCGGCGCTCTCTCCGGGAATCAGGGTGAGGCCGACGCCAGAGAGCGAGCGCGGGGTGGCTGGCAAGATAGTCTGCAAAAGATCGCGTGCGAGATCAAAGAGGAAGACGCGGGCTGAACGGCGACGAAGGGGCGGGTAACGATGGTGTCCGCCCGGCGAGGACGGGGGCGTTGGCCTCTGCGTTCGGGCCTGGCCCGCGTTGGAAGAGGTTTGCTTGCTATGGTCGAGTTCAGATTGCCCGATCTGGGCGAGGGTATGGAGGAGGCGGAGATTCGCCGCTGGCTGGTGCGCGTTGGTGAGCGCGTGACGGCCTACCAGGCGATTGCGGAGGTGGAGACCGATAAGGCGGTGACAGAGATTACATCGCCGGTGACGGGCCGGGTGGCGGAGATTCGCGTCGGTGAGGGAACGCGAGCGCGCAAGGGCGAGGTCCTGGTGGTCTTTGAGGAGGAGGCCGCTGCGTCGGCGGGAGAGCGCGCGCAGTCGTCGCCGGTGACGGCTGCGACGGCTGTGACGACTGAGGCGACGGGAGCTTCGCGTGGATCGACGGCTCAGGCGGGGGCGGGCGTCGCTACGACGGTGGCCCCCGCGGCGGGAGCGGGAGCGGCGAGCGGGGGACGGCGCCGCGTGCTGGCGGCTCCGGCGGTGCGCAAGCTGGCCTTTGAGCTGGGGGTCGATCTGGAGCAGGTCCCGCCGTCGACACCCGAGGGGCGCGTGACGCTGGCCGATGTGCGGGCTTTCGCCGAGCGCCAGCGAACGGCGGCCACCGAGAGCAGGCCAGAACCAGCCCAACCGGTCGCGGTCGCTGCCACGGCCAATGGTGCGCAGCCGCAGCCCGGGGCGGCTCCCGCGCCAGAGGAGGAGCGCCAGGCCCTGACAGGGTTGCGCCGCCGGATTGCCGAGCGCATGGAACGCTCCTGGCGCAGCATTCCCCATGCCACGGCCTTCGACGAGGCCGATGGCGGCGCCCTGGTGGCCCTACGCGAGGCCCTCTTACCCGTGGCTGAGCGGCGTGGGCTGCGCCTCACCTATTTACCTCTCCTGGTCAAGCTACTCATCCCCATCCTCAAGGAATTCCCCATTTTCAATGCCAGTCTCGATGAGGAGCGGCGCGAGATTGTCTATAAGCGCGTCTACCACATTGGTATCGCTACCGCCTCGCCCGAGGGCTTGCTTGTGCCGGTGCTGCGCCATGCCGATCGGCTGAGCCTGGCGCAGATCGCCAGCGAGCTGGAGCGTCTGATCGAGGGCGGACGCCGGCGCTCGCTGGGCCTGCACGAGCTGACGGGCAGTACCTTCACGCTCAACAACGTGGGGAGCTTCGGCGGTAGCTCTGGCACCCCCATTATCAATTATCCCGAGGCGGCCATTCTGGCCGTGGGCCGGCTCCAGGAGAAGGCCGTGGTTCGCAACGGCTCCCTGGTGGCGCGTCCAGTCCTGCCGCTGGCGCTCTCCTTCGATCATCGGCTCATCGATGGGGCCCAGGCGGGTGCCTTTCTGGCGCGTTTCAAGGAGCTGGTCGAGAATCCGCAGCAATTGCTGCTTGATGTGGTGTAATCTCAACGATTGACTCAAGATCTGGTCAGGAGGGCCGGCCCGCGCGGCACGGACGGGGAAGGGGACTGTGCGGCCCGACCCTCCTGGGGCAAGCGTGTCGGAAGGAGGCCGACCGTGGCAACTGCCGAGGAGATCATTAAGGCTGTCGCCGTTCTGGTAAAACAAGAGGGCAAGGAGATTTTTAGCCGCGAGGATATTCGTCGCCAGCTCGGGGTTGATCGCCCGACCTGGGAGCGCAGCTATACCGGGATCTTTCAGATGATGCGCTCAGATGGGGTCTCGAAGATCAAGTATGGAACAGCGCGCCCGCGCCGGGTGGAGAATGCCAGCCATCCCTTGAAGGTGGGCCCTCGCTTCAAGGATGTCTTCCGCCGCGTCGAGCATGGGCGGCATACCCTAACCGAGTATGGCTGGCGCCTGGTCGATGAGGTACTGGCCGAAGAGCGCTCCGGCTGAGTTGCTGCAAGCGCCTGATTGGTCTGGTCGGCGTTGACCAGTGGGCGTGCGCTGCCTGGGAAAAACTGGCCGAGACAGGGAGGTCGGCGGCCCGTTGTTTCTCCTTCTCCAGAGCGGGCGCGTCTGGGAGCCGGGAGCGGCGAGAGCGCAGAGAGGCAAGAGTGCTGTAGCGAGAGGAGAACGGACGCTATGGTTGTGGGCGATGTGACCACCGCGGTCGATGTCTTGGTCCTCGGCGGGGGACCGGCTGGCTATGTGGCCGCTATTCGGGCCGCGCAGTTGGGGCGTCAGGTGACGCTGGTTGATCCGGTGCCGCCCGGGGGGACGTGCTTGCATCGGGGCTGCATCCCTCTGAAGGCGCTGCTGACCGCCAGCGAGCGCTATGCCGGGCTGCGGCGCGAGACGCTGGAGCCGCTGGGTATAACGCTAACGGGGGTTACTTTCGATTGGAGCCGCCTGCAAGCCTGGAAGTCCAGTATTGTGGCACGCCTGGCCGAGGGCGTGCGGCGCTTGCTGGCTGGCAATCGCGTGCAGTATGTGGCGGGCCGGGCCTGGTTTCTTGGTCCCGAGGAGGTGCGCGTCGAGAGCGAGCAGGGCGAGCGCTTCAAGTTTGAGCACTGCCTGATCGCTGTCGGGGCCGAGACCGTGCCGCCGCCGGGCCTGGACTACGATGGGCGGACGCTGCTGACGCCGGAGCAGGCTCTGAGCCTGCAGGAGCTGCCAGAGAGACTGGCAGTGGCCGGGGCCGATTATCTGGCGCTGGAGCTGGCGACGCTCTTTGCGCGTCTGGGGGTGCGCGTGCGGCTCTGTCTGCCGGGCGAGGAGCTGCTACCGGGCGTGGAGGCAGCGGCCTTGCGCCTGGTGCAGGCCGGACTGCGTCAGCTCGGGGTCCAGGTGAGCAGCAATCTGCCGCCTGAGCGCGTAGAGGAGCGTCCGCTGGTGGTCTGCGGCGAGCTGCGCCCGCGTACGGCGGGGCTGCAGTTGGAGGCGGCGGGCGTACAGACCGATGAGCGCGGGGCCGTTCGGGTCTCGCCGTCGATGCAGAGCAATATCGCGCGCGTCTATGCTGCCGGCGACTGCGCAGCGACGGGGGCGCCGCCGCTGGCGAGTGTGGCCATCAAGCAGGGCAAGGTGGCGGCTGAGGCCCTCTGCGGGCGTCGGGTGCAGTTTGCGCCGCTGGCGTTGCCGCGCGTGGTCCTGTCGTCGCCGGAACTGGCGACTGTGGGCTACTCGGCTCAAGAGGCCGAGCGCGCCGGCTACCGCGTGAAGACGGGGCGCTTCCCGTTGGGGGCCAACGGTCGCGCGCTGATGCTGGGCGGCGAGACGGGAACGGCTCTGGTGGTGGCCAACGCCGAGGATGAGAGCGTGCTGGGCATGACGGTCGTGGGACCGCGGGCCGGAGAGCTGATCGCTGTGGGCGTGCTGGCCATCGAGATGGGGGCGACGCTGACCGACCTGGCGGAGCTGCTCTATGCTCATCCTTCGCTAAGCGAGTGCTGGCTGGAGAGCGCCGAGGGGGCGCTCGGTCAGGCGATTCACGTGCTGGGACGGACGACGGGACGCTAAGGTGAGGTGGGCATGCTTGGTGGGCATGCTTGATCTGGACAGGGCTGGAGCTGGCTGAGATGGCCGCCGGGTCAGCCTGCTCTCAACCAGCCAGCCAATCAATCAGTCAGTCAGTCAGTCAGTCAGCTACCCTGCTCGTTTGCCTGCAGATGGCCGCCGGGCGCTAGTGCGGCGTGGCGGTGTTGGCATGCGCCGAGCCGAGATTGCCGCCGATGATGCCCCCGAGCAGGGCCAGCAGGAACGAGAGTAGATTGATGAAGATGAGGACGATGTAGAACTCCAGGAGTTGACTGCTGGGCATGGAGACGGAGACGCTGCTAGCGCTCTGGTCGATGAGCGGTGACCGGGTCGCGGGCAGCATGGAGACAATGGTGATGACCAGCCAGACGCCGGTGCCGACGGTGGTCAGCAGGGCGGCGATGCAGCCGGTCGTTCCCCCGACGGTGTAACCATCGTCGCGCACCCCGGTGCAGCGCGCGATGAGGCTCGCCAGCAGTAAGGCCAGGCTGCCGGGCAGCCCAAGCCAGAGGCCCAGCAGCATGAGCAGCCGTAGCTCCGGCGCCCACGCCAGCCCGAGCTGGTCGAAGAAGAGGGCAAAGAGTAGCAAAAACTGGCCCGCTGCGGTGATAGCCCCTCCCACCAGACCAATGGTTAACGGCAGGCGTTCACTCAGCGTCGGCTCACAGTGCAGCGATGTGTGTTGCATACATACTGCCCCCCGCCTGGGTTTGACTAAACCAGATTTATCTGTCTGCCTGTCTCTCCTGTGATATGGTACGTCTCGCAGGTAAGAGAGTTCTCGATGAGGATTCCCGAATGTACCGCTATTGTGGTCTGGACCTGGACCGTTCTTGTCTCTAAGGCGCGTCGCAGAAGTTGTATCCCTCTTCTATTTATGTATCCTTTTATGGAAATTTGCAAGACCTTAGACTAAAAGGGGGTGGAGAAGAAAGTATACCGCTTGCTTCTTTGCTGGCCTTGATGTCACTTGAGTGTGACAGGGTGTTTCTTTTCTTGTGTACGTGATCAATGGTGTTTCGCTCCTACTTCTAATTGTTCTGCTTCGTAGCGTGGCATTGCCGGGACGGGGCAGCGCTCTCGCCACCAACTGGGTGGGGTCGAGCTGCCCGCGCCTGCACTTCGTTGC
This sequence is a window from Thermogemmatispora onikobensis. Protein-coding genes within it:
- a CDS encoding dihydrolipoamide acetyltransferase family protein; the encoded protein is MVEFRLPDLGEGMEEAEIRRWLVRVGERVTAYQAIAEVETDKAVTEITSPVTGRVAEIRVGEGTRARKGEVLVVFEEEAAASAGERAQSSPVTAATAVTTEATGASRGSTAQAGAGVATTVAPAAGAGAASGGRRRVLAAPAVRKLAFELGVDLEQVPPSTPEGRVTLADVRAFAERQRTAATESRPEPAQPVAVAATANGAQPQPGAAPAPEEERQALTGLRRRIAERMERSWRSIPHATAFDEADGGALVALREALLPVAERRGLRLTYLPLLVKLLIPILKEFPIFNASLDEERREIVYKRVYHIGIATASPEGLLVPVLRHADRLSLAQIASELERLIEGGRRRSLGLHELTGSTFTLNNVGSFGGSSGTPIINYPEAAILAVGRLQEKAVVRNGSLVARPVLPLALSFDHRLIDGAQAGAFLARFKELVENPQQLLLDVV
- a CDS encoding dihydrolipoyl dehydrogenase family protein, which codes for MVVGDVTTAVDVLVLGGGPAGYVAAIRAAQLGRQVTLVDPVPPGGTCLHRGCIPLKALLTASERYAGLRRETLEPLGITLTGVTFDWSRLQAWKSSIVARLAEGVRRLLAGNRVQYVAGRAWFLGPEEVRVESEQGERFKFEHCLIAVGAETVPPPGLDYDGRTLLTPEQALSLQELPERLAVAGADYLALELATLFARLGVRVRLCLPGEELLPGVEAAALRLVQAGLRQLGVQVSSNLPPERVEERPLVVCGELRPRTAGLQLEAAGVQTDERGAVRVSPSMQSNIARVYAAGDCAATGAPPLASVAIKQGKVAAEALCGRRVQFAPLALPRVVLSSPELATVGYSAQEAERAGYRVKTGRFPLGANGRALMLGGETGTALVVANAEDESVLGMTVVGPRAGELIAVGVLAIEMGATLTDLAELLYAHPSLSECWLESAEGALGQAIHVLGRTTGR
- a CDS encoding alpha-ketoacid dehydrogenase subunit beta; this translates as MIEALNNALALELERDERVVLLGQDIGLNGGVFRVTDQLQRRFGERRVFDTPLAESAIIGTSVGMAVYGLRPIAEIQFAGFLFLGMSQLVTQAARMRFRSGGAFSCPLVVRSPYGGGVRTPELHSDSLEGVFLQTPGLKVVIPSNPYDAKGLLAAAVADPDPVLFLENIKLYRSFRQETPEEYYTVPLGKAKTVQAGDDVSVFAYGAMVPVALEAARQAQQELGISVEVIDLRTVWPLDEEAIVSSVEKTGRAVVVHEAPRAGGIGAEVTALINERCLYSLLKPVARVTGYDTPYPVPGVEDYYLPTPAKVLAALRQVMEP